In a single window of the Salvelinus fontinalis isolate EN_2023a unplaced genomic scaffold, ASM2944872v1 scaffold_0023, whole genome shotgun sequence genome:
- the LOC129842228 gene encoding tubulin alpha chain-like, with protein sequence MRECISVHVGQAGVQMGNTCWELYCLEHGIQPDGTMPNNKAVGSTDDSFTTFFSATGIGKYVPRAIFVDLEPTVIDEVRTGTYRQLFHPEQLISGKEDAANNYARGHYTIGKEIIDQVLDRIRKLADQCTGLQGFLVFHSFGGGTGSGFTSLLMERLSVDFGKKSKLEFAIYPAPQVSTAVVEPYNSILTTHTTLEHSDCAFMVDNEAIYDICRRNLDIERPSYTNLNRLISQIVSSITASLRFDGALNVDLTEFQTNLVPYPRIHFPLATYAPVISAEKAYHEQLSVAEITNSCFEPANQMVKCDPRHGKYMACCLLYRGDVVPKDVNVAIGNIKTKRSIQFVDWCPTGFKVGINYQPPTVVPGGDLAKVQRAVCMLSNTTAIAEAWARLDHKFDLMYAKRAFVHWYVGEGMEEGEFSEAREDMAALEKDYEEVGIDSFEEDEEGEEY encoded by the exons CGTGAGTGTATCTCTGTGCATGTGGGTCAGGCTGGAGTCCAGATGGGCAACACCTGTTGGGAGCTGTACTGTCTGGAGCACGGGATCCAGCCGGACGGCACCATGCCTAACAACAAGGCGGTCGGTAGCACTGACGACTCCTTCACCACGTTCTTCAGCGCCACAGGCATCGGGAAATACGTGCCCCGTGCCATCTTTGTAGACCTGGAGCCCACTGTCATTG ATGAGGTGCGGACAGGTACCTACCGCCAGCTGTTTCACCCCGAGCAGCTGATCTCAGGGAAGGAGGACGCAGCCAATAACTATGCACGTGGCCACTACACTATTGGCAAGGAGATCATCGACCAAGTGCTGGACAGGATCCGTAAACTG GCTGACCAGTGCACAGGGCTCCAAGGTTTCCTGGTCTTCCACAGCTTCGGAGGAGGTACCGGCTCTGGTTTCACCTCCCTGCTCATGGAACGTCTCTCAGTCGACTTCGGGAAGAAGTCCAAGCTGGAGTTTGCCATATACCCTGCTCCCCAGGTGTCCACAGCTGTGGTGGAGCCCTACAACTCCATCCTGACCACCCACACTACCCTAGAGCACTCTGATTGTGCCTTCATGGTTGACAATGAGGCCATCTACGACATCTGCCGTAGAAACCTGGACATTGAGCGCCCCTCTTACACCAACCTCAACAGGCTCATCAGCCAGATTGTCTCCTCCATTACCGCCTCTCTCCGTTTCGATGGTGCCCTTAACGTGGacctgacagagttccagaccaACCTGGTGCCTTACCCCCGCATCCACTTCCCCCTGGCCACCTATGCCCCTGTCATCTCAGCCGAGAAGGCCTACCACGAGCAGCTCTCTGTGGCTGAGATCACAAACTCCTGCTTCGAGCCCGCCAACCAGATGGTGAAGTGCGACCCTCGCCACGGTAAGTACATGGCGTGCTGCCTGCTGTACCGCGGAGACGTGGTGCCCAAGGATGTCAACGTGGCCATCGGCAACATCAAGACAAAGCGAAGCATCCAGTTTGTGGACTGGTGCCCTACAGGTTTCAAAGTGGGCATCAACTACCAGCCACCCACTGTGGTGCCAGGGGGTGACCTGGCCAAGGTCCAGAGAGCTGTGTGCATGTTGAGCAACACCACAGCCATCGCTGAGGCCTGGGCAAGGCTTGACCACAAGTTTGACCTGATGTATGCCAAGCGGGCATTCGTGCACTGGTACGTGGGTGAGGGCATGGAGGAGGGGGAGTTCTCTGAGGCCAGGGAAGACATGGCTGCCCTGGAGAAGGACTATGAAGAGGTAGGAATCGACTCAtttgaggaggacgaggagggagaggagtattAG